Proteins encoded within one genomic window of Halobacteroides halobius DSM 5150:
- the argJ gene encoding bifunctional glutamate N-acetyltransferase/amino-acid acetyltransferase ArgJ, which yields MKEISGGITSPQGFLAAGVRAGIKETGKDIALIYSETIAQVAAVFTTNQAAAAPVKLSKQNCQDGLAQAIIINSGNANACTGQQGGEDAKKMIDLTANELNIASEKVLVSSTGIIGKKLPMGKLTAGIKQACSSLDVNNQAAEAIMTTDTYAKALAVEFEVAGEKIKLGGIAKGSGMIEPNMATMLSFITTDLAIKQELLDAALEEAVNNSFNQITVDGDQSTNDTVAILANGQAKNKIVSKEDDGYNKFYQALEYICQELAQQIVKDGEGATKFVEVNVKGALNKKDADEIGKKIANSNLVKTALFGEDPNWGRIVAALGSTGIKVELDKLEVEINGQSIFGPQEQKYETANNLLEAKEVDITIKLNLGEYETQVWTCDLSYEYIEINAEYHT from the coding sequence ATGAAAGAGATTTCAGGAGGAATTACTAGCCCGCAGGGTTTTTTAGCTGCAGGAGTAAGAGCAGGAATTAAGGAGACAGGTAAAGATATAGCATTAATTTATAGTGAGACTATAGCTCAAGTAGCAGCTGTATTTACTACTAATCAAGCAGCAGCTGCACCAGTTAAATTGAGCAAACAAAACTGTCAGGATGGTTTGGCCCAAGCAATTATAATTAATAGTGGTAATGCTAATGCTTGTACAGGTCAACAAGGTGGAGAAGATGCTAAAAAAATGATTGATTTAACCGCTAATGAGCTTAATATAGCTTCAGAAAAGGTCTTAGTTTCATCTACAGGAATTATTGGTAAGAAGTTACCAATGGGTAAACTAACTGCAGGGATTAAACAGGCTTGTTCTAGTTTGGATGTTAATAATCAAGCAGCTGAAGCAATTATGACGACTGATACTTATGCTAAAGCATTAGCTGTAGAATTTGAAGTTGCAGGAGAGAAGATTAAATTAGGTGGAATTGCTAAGGGTTCAGGGATGATTGAGCCTAATATGGCAACGATGTTATCTTTTATTACTACTGATTTAGCTATTAAACAGGAGTTATTAGATGCTGCATTAGAAGAAGCTGTAAATAATTCTTTTAATCAAATTACGGTTGATGGAGACCAGAGTACAAATGATACAGTAGCTATTTTAGCTAATGGGCAAGCTAAGAATAAAATAGTGAGTAAAGAAGATGATGGATATAATAAATTTTATCAAGCATTAGAATATATCTGTCAAGAATTGGCCCAACAAATTGTTAAAGATGGAGAAGGTGCTACTAAATTTGTTGAAGTCAATGTAAAGGGGGCTTTAAATAAAAAAGATGCTGATGAAATAGGGAAGAAGATTGCTAATTCTAATCTAGTTAAGACTGCTTTATTTGGAGAAGATCCTAATTGGGGTAGAATAGTAGCAGCATTAGGTTCTACAGGTATAAAAGTTGAGTTAGATAAATTAGAGGTTGAAATTAATGGGCAGTCTATTTTTGGCCCGCAAGAGCAAAAATATGAAACTGCCAATAATCTGTTAGAAGCAAAGGAAGTGGATATAACTATAAAATTGAATTTAGGAGAATATGAGACTCAGGTTTGGACTTGTGATTTAAGTTATGAGTATATTGAGATTAATGCTGAATATCATACGTAA
- the argB gene encoding acetylglutamate kinase, whose protein sequence is MQELIKKADTLIEALPYMKEFYNQTVVIKYGGNAMVNPEIMASVLEDITLLKYVGVNPVLVHGGGPAISQNLDQLGIKTKFHRGLRVTTKEIMEVVEQTLVGKVNSQIVSLANQAGVDAVGLSGVDSNLIQAKKHHLAKQFDLGYVGDVKRINPQLLKTVIENDYLPIIAPIGVGKHGASYNINSDSVAGEIAAALEAEKLILLTNVEGILSDPEDEDSLISRLKTSEVEEMIAQDQIVGGMIPKVKSCVNALQKGVNRTHILDGRVDHALLLEIFTDHGIGSMITK, encoded by the coding sequence ATGCAAGAATTAATTAAAAAGGCTGATACTTTAATTGAAGCTTTACCTTATATGAAAGAATTTTATAATCAAACAGTAGTAATTAAATATGGTGGTAATGCTATGGTAAATCCAGAAATTATGGCTTCTGTATTAGAAGATATCACTTTATTAAAGTATGTAGGAGTTAATCCAGTTTTAGTTCATGGTGGTGGCCCTGCAATTAGCCAAAATTTAGATCAATTAGGGATTAAGACAAAGTTTCATCGTGGTTTAAGAGTAACCACAAAAGAAATTATGGAGGTTGTAGAGCAAACTTTAGTAGGAAAGGTTAATAGTCAAATAGTATCATTAGCTAATCAAGCTGGGGTTGATGCAGTTGGATTATCAGGGGTAGATAGCAATTTAATCCAAGCTAAGAAACACCACTTAGCAAAGCAATTTGATTTAGGGTATGTAGGAGATGTTAAAAGGATTAATCCTCAATTATTAAAAACAGTGATTGAGAATGATTATTTGCCTATTATAGCTCCTATTGGAGTGGGTAAGCATGGTGCCAGTTATAATATTAATTCAGACTCAGTAGCTGGAGAAATAGCTGCTGCCTTAGAAGCAGAAAAACTAATTTTATTAACTAATGTAGAAGGAATTTTATCTGACCCTGAAGATGAAGATTCACTTATTTCTCGACTTAAGACTAGTGAAGTTGAAGAAATGATTGCCCAAGACCAAATTGTAGGAGGGATGATTCCTAAAGTTAAATCTTGTGTAAATGCTTTGCAAAAAGGAGTTAATCGAACTCATATTTTAGATGGAAGGGTAGATCATGCTTTATTATTAGAGATCTTTACTGATCATGGTATTGGTTCAATGATAACAAAATAA